A single window of Sparus aurata chromosome 12, fSpaAur1.1, whole genome shotgun sequence DNA harbors:
- the ajm1 gene encoding apical junction component 1 homolog, whose protein sequence is MTRTDPPDILLSTVHQDIKVVPISSHYKSLQHSKQCDSINYNILEDSKSKINKRHCHTIDYKSLEYPKSHNYSMESPYRKADRHAANPDVSWNALGRQQRYRFSAPDIFSHRLTPQPMAAEMASEIVVPEQKRRTRSKSAPRVQTSLTPVSFEGSSSSGRKGRESQRAPRDSRWRPEVSPRRESSYAATRAHMHEVHPIKLQPQMGDSAKYSPHYGADHSEDGALDKPALSPHVRCRVDIKPDDGALHTSGLKQATPQMDIPWQRHHSGGSRSLTVPRHFSYSRTPTPTDSLGTESRQAYQYSRSMPNSYIQPMEIPLQRMPSSGDYYERERRTHSSPNVPTKFFYADDPGRYVTTAPPQPSSYFHDERYTPGQTYTAKVQYVQDPRTRRVHAVATRPYYPELETYPYSVQSGYPKPYAATEPGPYIIQTPPTRIFYGDDPRSYQIQTAPPRLYYSSDMYAMPPEHHIPARAYYTEGRRHARVIQAQTDDWYGSDASGYSTNPASYVSQVTPTRVRQEPVLTPWYANPCVEPQRIGTDSKSYSRSWDNILNPRVEREQPLPVQRGQSYDDLLESRKPAAATGDKPQPVVVNLSSSPRRYAALSMSDNSLIDKSPTETSKSTPGKLWFMTPEITITDNDIRPGKLNKAEGRSASWDILDSRSTEGPELSQPDFQSSTKEKTHDNASLQQSLEQLDELLADLVTDYKPPSRRASEDILDQLKKLIDEEEAVSLSRKSSRAGTEEPAPLDKQPTSIRMNPDAFRDMDSDAMKSADECSPDQSPDEDDTMMCSNNKCRRTETLFNACLYFKSCHSCYTYYCSRNCRREDWDIHKESCLYGRIGSTCRHIIKHCRETVEVHKAFSRIAKVGYLSRGRGVLFLGFPNPASSSSFLQYGLDSLLMSPTYLSLRELESFKDNLGEYCKELQEAGKEYDPNECFILNVSIAVGDQLPEGPSPRNQAPTVRKYAKVALASFSPERKVHKKESDMETLILTPPPGTADIDKEGEEGRKAREICFINIQRELRIRGVFLRHEYPQVYQQLCEFVESNRRFTPTTIYPIDKRTGKQFMCMIMAASEPRTLDWVGTPHLLDDII, encoded by the coding sequence ATGACACGCACAGACCCGCCTGACATACTGTTATCAACTGTGCATCAAGATATAAAAGTGGTCCCAATTTCTTCACACTACAAGTCCTTGCAACACTCCAAACAATGTGATTCTATAAATTACAACATACTGGAGGACAGTAAGAGCAAAATAAATAAGAGGCACTGCCATACCATTGACTATAAGTCACTGGAGTACCCCAAATCACACAATTACTCAATGGAGTCTCCATACAGGAAGGCTGACAGGCATGCAGCTAACCCAGATGTTTCCTGGAATGCCTTGGGCCGCCAGCAGAGATATCGCTTTTCAGCTCCGGACATTTTCAGCCATAGGTTAACCCCTCAACCAATGGCTGCAGAGATGGCCAGTGAAATTGTTGTCCCTGAACAGAAAAGAAGGACCAGGTCAAAAAGTGCCCCTCGAGTCCAGACCAGTCTCACTCCTGTGTCTTTTGAAGGTTCCTCATCATCAGGGAGGAAGGGCAGGGAGTCGCAAAGGGCTCCAAGAGACTCTCGCTGGAGGCCAGAAGTATCACCACGTAGGGAATCCTCCTATGCAGCAACAAGGGCTCATATGCATGAAGTCCATCCGATTAAGTTGCAGCCTCAAATGGGTGACAGTGCTAAATATTCACCTCACTATGGTGCTGATCATTCTGAGGATGGGGCGCTCGATAAACCAGCACTCAGTCCTCATGTTAGGTGTCGGGTGGATATCAAACCTGATGATGGAGCATTACATACTTCAGGACTGAAACAGGCTACGCCCCAAATGGACATACCCTGGCAGAGGCACCACAGTGGGGGAAGTAGGAGTCTGACTGTACCACGTCATTTTTCCTACTCTAGAACACCAACTCCCACTGATTCATTAGGTACAGAGAGTAGGCAAGCTTATCAATATTCCCGCAGCATGCCAAATAGCTACATACAACCCATGGAGATTCCCTTGCAAAGAATGCCTTCATCAGGTGATTACTATGAAAGGGAACGCAGGACTCATTCCAGTCCTAATGTGCCAACCAAATTTTTTTATGCGGATGACCCAGGGAGATATGTTACTACTGCCCCTCCTCAACCAAGTTCTTACTTTCATGATGAACGTTATACACCAGGACAAACATATACTGCAAAAGTGCAATATGTGCAAGATCCAAGGACTCGAAGGGTACACGCAGTAGCTACAAGACCTTATTATCCTGAGCTGGAGACCTATCCATACTCAGTTCAGTCAGGGTATCCCAAACCTTATGCCGCAACTGAACCAGGGCCATACATCATACAGACACCTCCAACAAGAATATTTTATGGGGACGATCCAAGATCATATCAAATACAGACTGCTCCACCAAGGTTATATTATTCCAGCGACATGTATGCAATGCCACCAGAGCATCATATCCCAGCAAGGGCATATTACACAGAGGGCCGAAGACATGCTAGAGTCATTCAGGCACAAACAGATGACTGGTATGGTTCAGATGCATCTGGTTATTCCACCAATCCTGCCTCTTACGTATCTCAAGTCACTCCAACCAGAGTCCGTCAAGAGCCTGTCTTAACACCCTGGTATGCAAACCCATGCGTGGAACCTCAAAGAATTGGCACAGATTCAAAGTCTTACTCCAGGTCCTGGGACAATATTCTCAACCCTCGGGTCGAGAGGGAACAACCTCTTCCTGTACAGCGGGGTCAGAGCTATGATGATCTCCTTGAGTCAAGGAAGCCTGCAGCAGCCACAGGTGACAAACCACAACCAGTGGTAGTCAATCTCTCCAGTTCACCAAGACGCTATGCAGCCTTATCAATGTCTGATAACTCTCTAATTGACAAAAGCCCAACAGAGACATCAAAGAGCACTCCTGGTAAACTCTGGTTTATGACTCCTGAGATAACAATCACTGATAATGACATTAGACCAGGGAAACTTAATAAGGCTGAAGGACGGTCTGCCAGTTGGGACATTCTTGACTCCAGAAGCACTGAGGGCCCAGAACTGTCTCAGCCTGACTTTCAAAGCTCAACCAAAGAGAAGACACATGACAATGCCTCACTACAGCAAAGCCTTGAACAACTTGATGAGCTTTTGGCAGATCTTGTTACTGATTATAAGCCACCCAGTAGAAGGGCAAGTGAGGACATTCTGGATCAACTAAAGAAGTTAATTGATGAGGAAGAAGCAGTATCTCTATCCAGAAAGAGCTCAAGGGCAGGTACAGAGGAACCAGCTCCACTTGACAAGCAGCCAACCTCAATAAGAATGAATCCTGATGCTTTTCGAGACATGGACAGTGATGCAATGAAGAGTGCAGATGAGTGCTCCCCCGACCAGAGCCCAGATGAGGATGATACAATGATGTGCTCTAACAACAAATGCCGGAGGACAGAGACCCTATTCAATGCTTGCCTGTATTTTAAATCCTGCCACAGCTGCTACACCTACTATTGCTCCCGTAACTGTCGCAGGGAGGACTGGGACATTCATAAAGAAAGCTGCCTGTATGGAAGAATTGGCAGCACATGTCGTCACATTATTAAACACTGCCGGGAGACCGTTGAAGTCCACAAAGCCTTCTCCCGTATTGCCAAAGTTGGCTACCTTTCTCGAGGTAGAGGAGTTCTCTTTCTTGGTTTTCCAAACCCTGCATCATCCAGTAGCTTCCTGCAGTATGGCCTGGATAGTCTACTTATGTCTCCTACATACCTGTCCCTCCGAGAGCTTGAAAGCTTCAAGGACAACCTAGGGGAGTACTGTAAAGAGCTGCAGGAAGCTGGTAAAGAATATGACCCAAATGAATGTTTCATCTTGAATGTATCCATTGCTGTTGGTGACCAATTACCTGAAGGGCCATCACCAAGAAACCAAGCTCCAACTGTCAGAAAATATGCAAAGGTAGCACTGGCTTCCTTCAGCCCTGAGAGAAAGGTTCACAAGAAAGAGAGTGACATGGAAACGCTGATCCTCACTCCACCCCCAGGAACAGCAGATATcgacaaagagggagaggaaggcaGGAAAGCTAGGGAAATCTGTTTCATCAATATACAGCGGGAGTTAAGGATTCGAGGGGTTTTCCTACGCCACGAATACCCACAGGTAtatcagcagctctgtgagtttGTGGAAAGTAACAGAAGGTTTACACCCACAACTATTTATCCTATTGATAAGAGGACCGGTAAACAGTTTATGTGCATGATTATGGCTGCCTCTGAGCCCAGGACTTTGGACTGGGTAGGCACCCCTCATCTCCTTGATGACATTATTTAA